GTTTACCATTTCCTCAAAATATTTTACATCCTATAATGAATGTAGTAGAAACAACTTTTAATTCAAACAAGATAATTATTATGGCAATTATCTTGATATTTTATTTCCAGTTAAGTTTTATTCTATTAGTTATTTTCATTGTAATACAACGATTTATTAAATCCGCAAAGGATAAAAAGATTGAAATAGTAAAAGAAAAATATCAAAATATTATTGCTGAATATCTTTTTAGTGATGAGCATGAAAATAAAATTCCTACTGAACTGATAAAAATAAACTCCTATTTAAAAACAGACATTTTAGTACAAGAAGTATTATCATTACACAAAAATCTTTCAGGAACGACCTATGAAAGACTAATGAATCTTTACCTTGAATTATCATTGCATACCCACTCATTAAAAAAACTTAATAGCAGAAAATGGCATATTGTAGCAACAGGAATACAGGAACTTACACAAATGAAAGTAGGATTAGCTACTCAACGTATTGAGCAATTTATAAATCACTCAAATGAAATTATTCGCTTAGAAGCTCTACTTGCAATTATAAGATTAAATAAAACAAATCCGTTTTCTTTTCTTGATAAATATACAGAAGATTTTACAGAATGGGAAAAGCTTAATATTCATTACCTAATAGATAGACATGAGATTAAAATTCCTGATTTTAAAAAATGGTTGTCATCACATAATGATGATGTAGTAATATTCTGTCTTCAAATGATAGCAATATTCAAGCAACAAAATGCATTTGATGACCTGATTAAACTTTTAAGTCATCCTAATAAAAAGATAATTCAAAAATCAATTACTGCTCTCGGCATTAATGGAAATTCTGATGCTTCTAAATATTTAAAAGATATTTATAATTATGTTTATCATCAAAATAAAATTAGAATTATTATTACTTTAGGGGATTTTAATGATGAATCAAATGTCGATTTTCTGGAAAATATTTTATCCGATAATAATTTTGATTTAAGATTCCATGCTGCAGAATCACTTGACAAAATTGGCATGTCCAGTGATAAATACCTTGATATAGCAAAAAAGGATGAAGATACAGAATTAGAAACAATTGTTAAACACATTTTTATTGAAAGAATCTAAATTATGCTTGAACTATTAAAAATATTACAAGAATTACTCAACCTTGTATTTTTCCTGTTTGGAATATTTGTTGTCTTTGCATATCTTGCACTAGCGGTAATTTCAGCTTTTGCACTTATACATTATATGCGAAAAAACAGTTTTGTAGATTACAATAAAATTCTTTCATCACCTTTTGCCCCATCAGTTTCTGTGATTGCACCTGCTTTTAACGAAGGAAAAACGATTATTGATAATGTTCATGCTTTACTACATTTATATTATCAAGATTATGACATTCTTATTGTAAACGATGGAAGCAAAGATGATACACTTAGCAAACTAATAGAATCCTTTTCACTCAAAAAAGTTACTTACGCAGTTGATTTCAGACTAGAGCATAAAGAGATAATTGGCATATACAAATCTACAAACCAATCCTTTGGGATGTTAACAGTTATTGACAAAAGAAACGGTGGAAAAGCAGACGCTTTAAATGCAGGTATAAATGTATCAAGAAAAGATGTTTTTGTTGTAATTGATGTTGACTCAATATTAGAACAAGATGCATTATTAAGACTTGCAAAACCATTTCTTGAACAAAGAGAAAAAACAGTACTCACTTCGGGAAGTGTAATTCGTATTGCAAACTCATGTGAAATAGAAAGTGGGAAAATAATTAATGTCAATTACCCTAAAGAATATTTAGCAAAATTTCAGGTTCTTGAATATAATAGATCATTTTTGATGGGAAGAATGGCTTGGGCGAAACTTAACGGACTACTACTCATAAGTGGTGCAATGGGAATGTTTAACCGAGATGTAATTATTGACTGCGGGGGTTACAGCACTAAAACAGTAGGTGAAGACATGGAATTAATTGTTCGTGTAAGAAGACACATGGAAGAAATTAATCAGAAATATGATGTAGTGTATATACCCGACCCTCTTTGCTGGACAGAAGTTCCTACTAGTCTTAAAATTCTTGGAAATCAAAGAAACAGATGGACAAGAGGAAACATGGGAACTCTTTTTATGCATCGTAAAATCTTTTTCAATCCACAATATGGAACAATGGGAATGTTAGGTTATCCTTATTGGTTCATTTTTGAATGGCTTGCACCTTTAATGGAATTCTTTGGGTTAATATACTTTATTTTCCTTGCTGTAGTTGGTGCCTCAAACTGGCCGTTTTTCTTAATGCTATTAACATTTGTTTATTCTTTTGCTATAGTATTTTCAACATGGTCAATACTGTTTGAAGAACTTACTTTTGACAGATATAAAAAGAAAACTGACTTAATAAAATTATTCTTTACTGCACTAATTGAACCTTTCCTTTATCATCCATTAACTGTTTTTTGGTCACTTATGGGAAACTATGATTATTTCCGTGGCAAAAAAACTTGGGGTAAAATGGAAAGACATGGCTTTACGCATAGTGCATAAAAACAATTAATCTTATTCAGGCAAGCACATCCTGCATCTTGCATCCTGTATCTTGCATCCTGCATCTTGCATCCTGCATCCTGGCATCTTGAATCCTGCATCCTGCATCCTGCATCCTGCATCTTGAATCCTGCATCCTGCATCCTGCATCTTGAATCCTGCATCCTGCATCTTGCATCCTGCATCCTGCATCTTGCATCCTGCATCCTGCATCTTGTATCTTGTATCTTGTATCTTGTATCTTGCCCTACCTTACCTTCTTAATAACTTTCTCAACTTCCTTGATTAGGCTTTGAAAAATTTCATCCTTTTTGCCAAGACCGTCAATATCAATAACAGGACTTTGTTTTTTGTAATATTTTAAAATCGGTTGTGTTTTCTTTTCATGTTCCTGTAGCCTTTCAACAATAGTTTCAGTATTAGAATCATATTCCATTCTGTTTTCTGTTTTTCCCCTTAAAGCCAATCTTTTTACTAATTCTAAATGAGGAACATTAATATTAAAAATACATGAAATTGAAGAATTTATCTTTAACAGTAGCCCATCAAGAATATATGCCTGAACCATTGTTCGTGGAAATCCTTTAAAAATAAATCCATTTGTATCAGGATTCATTTCAATTCTTTTTTCTATCAACTTAATTACAATTTCATCAGGAACCAATGCACCTTTTTCCATTAAACGTTCTACTCTTTTACCAAGTGAAGAAGCTTTTTTGATTTCTTCCTGAAGCATATCACCTGTCGAAAGATAAGTGAGATTATATTTTTCTGCCAGTATTTGTGCCTGAGTTCCTCTGCCTGCTCCCGGATATCCAAAAATTACAACATTTAAAAGCACTTTTCTTAAAGCAATTTCAATACTTTCTTGAACTTCTGAAAACACATCTTCAATTTTTCCCGTACCATCAATTCCTATATAATTATTTTTTTCTTTATAAAATGAAATTACAGGAACAGTTTTGTTGTCATATTCCTTAAGCCTGTTTTGAATAATTTCTTTTGTATCGTCTTTCCTATTTTCTATTTCTGCTCGTTTCAATAACCTTTTAACAGATTCTTCTTTAGGCACTTCAAGGCTTATTAAACTTGTTAATGAAGAATGTACTCTTAACAAAAGCCCTTCTAAAATATAAGCTTGCACCAAGGTTCTTGGAAATCCATCAAATAAAAAACCACTTGATTCAGGGTGCATTTTAATTTTCTTTTCAATAATTTGTACAATTATTTCGTCAGAAACAAGCCCGCCTTTTTCAATAATATGCTTTGCTTCCAAACCGAGTTCTGTTTTTTCAGCTATTTCTGCTCTCAAAATATCACCGGTTGCAATGTAAATAAGATTATAATTTTCAATTAACAGCTTTGATTGAGTACCTTTTCCTGCTCCAGGAGGTCCAAATAGTGCAATGTTTAACATATCTTTTTTCTTTTAAAATTCATTTAAATTATTCCATAACATATCTTTTAACTCAGCTATTCCCTCTCCTGTAATTGACGAAATAAATACAGAAGGTAAATCAGGAATAAAGTTTATTAATTCATTCTTTAATTCATTGTCAAGCAAATCAGATTTTGTAATTGCAAGTATTTTCTTTTTTCCAGCAAGCAATGGATTAAACTTTTTTAATTCATCAAATAAAGTTTCATAATGATCACTAATATTTAAATGCTCAGCAGATATCATAAAAAGCAAGACAGAATTCCTTTCAATATGTCTTAAAAACCTTAATCCTAAACCCTTTCCTTTTGACGCACCTTTAATAATTCCCGGAATATCTGCCACTACAAAAGATTTTTCATCCTTGTAATCCACCACACCAACACTTGGAGTTAAAGTTGTAAACTCATAATTTGCCACTTTTGGTTTAGCTGCAGAAATAACTGACAATAGTGTTGATTTTCCGGCATTGGGAAAGCCAACCAAACCAACATCAGCCAATAATTTAAGTTCAAGAATAACTTCACTGTATTCTCCTTCTATTCCCGACTGGGAGTAACGAGGTGCTTTACGAACAGAAGATCTAAAATGATAATTGCCTAATCCTCCTTTTCCTCCTCTGAGTAAAATTTTTCTTTGATTATGTTCCGTAATTTCAAATAATGGTTTTTCATCATCAATTTTTTTTGCTATTGTACCCAATGGCACTTCAATAATTCTATCTTCTGCATTTGCTCCTGTTTTTAATGATTTACCTCCACCTTGTCCATTATTTGCAATAACATGCTTCATATATCTTAAATGTAATAATGTCCAAAGGTGATTGCTTCCTACTAATATCACATGACCACCTCTGCCTCCATCACCTCCATCGGGTCCACCCTTAGATGTCGTTTTATCACGATGAAAATGAGACATACCTGGACCTCCTGCTCCCGAACGACAAAATATCTTTATCCTATCTATAAAATCTTGATTACTCATTTCTTTCTATTCTATATATTATCTTATGTTTTTGTTTAAAAACAATCTTTAAAGTAAGCATTAGAAACATTGTAAAAATAAAACAAATACATCACATTTTGTCTTCAAAAGTATTGAAAAAATCAATTTCTGTAAAATATTCAAAAATTTGTAAAATTTTTGTTTTTTAAGATTTATATTTCATTCTATCTAATTGTATTTGTAGCGTTTACAGAATTTTTTATTTTTTTTTCATATAATTTCAAAAAAGTTTTTCCATTTCGTATAAAATATTATATTTGCACAAAATCTAAAAGAAGCAGAATATGTATTGGACAGTGGAATTGGCATCATATCTGATTGATGCTCCGTGGCCTGCAACAAAGGACGAACTTATCGACTACACAATCAGGACGGGAGCACCCCTTGAGCTCGTAGAAAACTTGCAAGAGCTTGAAGATGACGGTGATCCGTTTGAAAATATTGATGAAATTTGGCCTGACTACCCCTCTAGTGATGAATATTTTTTCAACGAAGATGAGTATTAATTAACACTTTTTCAATTTACCTTAGTCCGTTTTTTTTGTTTCAAATCTACTCAAAGCTGATAATTGACTTTTCCAAAGTTAATTTAGCTTACTGAAACAACATCATAGCTATTGCATCTTGAAAATGAGATTTCAATTCTTTCTCTTTACCTTTGTAATTCTAAAAAAAATACAACAATGAAAAGCAAGAAAGTAATTTTAATGATTCTTGATGGATGGGGAATAGGAGATAAATCCAAAGCAGATGCTATTTTTAATGGAGAAACACCTTACATTGATTCCCTATTAAAAAATTATCCAAATTCGGAACTTTTAACCTCAGGAAAAAATGTTGGACTACCCCAAGGACAAATGGGAAACTCGGAAGTAGGACACATGAATATTGGTGCAGGAAGAATTGTTTTTCAAGACCTTGTAAAAATCAATAAAGCTATTGAAGATAATTCAATAATTAAAAATGAAGAAATTAATAAGGCTTTTCGCTATGCTAAAAATAATAATAAAACGGTTCATCTTTTAGGATTGGTTTCAAACGGTGGTGTTCATTCGTCCCAAAAACATCTTTACAAATTATGTGATATTACAAAAGATTTTGGCTTAAAAGAAGTTTTTATTCATGCATTAACTGATGGTAGAGATACCGACCCCAAAAGTGGATTGGGATTTATTAAAGAACTTGAAAAAAAAATTGAAGATTCAAACATAAAAATTGCTTCACTTACAGGCAGATATTACACTATGGACAGAGATAATCGTTGGGAAAGAATAAAGGAAGGATACGATTTAATGGTTCATGGAAATGGGAAAAAAACAAAAAATATTCAAAAGGCAATTCAGGAATCCTATGATAATAATGTTACTGATGAATTTATTAAACCTATTGTAAAAACGGATAAAAACAACAAAGCAATTACAACAATAAAAGCAGGCGATGTAGTAATTTGTTTTAACTTTAGAACCGATAGGCTAAGGCAAATAACAACGGCACTTACTCAAAAAGATATTCCCGACTATGATATGAAATCATTGGATCTTGAGTATTTTACAATGACAAAATATGATAAAAATTTCAAAAATATCAATGTCATTTTTAAAAAAGATAATGTAAATAATTCACTGGGAGAAATACTTTCAAAAAAAGGTGAAAAACAAATAAGAATAGCTGAAACAGAAAAATATGCTCATGTAACATTTTTCTTTTCAGGAGGTAGAGAAGAAGAATTTGACAATGAAAAAAGAATAATGATTCCTTCTCCAAAAGTGGCAACCTACGATTTGCAACCCGAAATGAGTGCTTACAAAGTAAAGGATGCAATTGTAAAAGAATTAAAAACAAAAGAACCTGATTTTATTTGTCTTAACTTTGCTAATGGCGACATGGTGGGTCATACAGGAATTTATCCAGCAATTTTAAAAGCAATAAATGCTGTTGACAATTGTGTAAAAGAAGTTGTAGAAACAGCCAAAGCAAACGATTACACGATTTTAATAATTGCTGATCACGGAAATTCAGATCATGCTATAAATTCGGATGGAACACCAAATACAGCTCATTCCCTAAACCCTGTTCCATGCATTTTAGTTTCAAAAGAATATCAAAAAATAAAAAATGGAATTTTGGCAGATATTGCCCCAACAATTTTAAAAATTAAAGCTTATCCTATTCCTAAAGAAATGACAGGGAAAGTTTTGATTTGATAAATGAAAAAATTATTTTTCAGCAACCACAATTCTATCTTTATCAAAGCTATCTTTCAGAATTTTTGTTTTGAAAAAACCATTCATTTTCAATAATTCAACAACATCTTTTCCCAGTGCTTCATTTATCTCAAAAAAGAGTTTTCCTCCTTTTTTTAAGTGTGATTTTGCAAACTCACAAATTTCTTTGTAAAAAATCAAAGGATTATCATCACTCACAAATAAAGCTTTTTCAGGTTCATGTTCCAATACATTTTTGTGCATCAAATTTTTTTCCGATTCCCGAACATAAGGCGGATTGCTAACTATGAAATCAAATTCCCCCTTTATGTTTTCTCTTTCGGTTTTTTCTAAAATATTAATTTTATTGAAAATTATTGAAACATTATTTAAGTCAGAATTTCCTTTTGCAATCATTAATGCCTCTTCCGAAAAATCAATTGCTGTAATCTCTGACTTGGGAATTTCCTTTTTTAATGCAATTGCAATACAACCGCTTCCTGTTCCAATATCAATAATTCTTGGAAAAGTTAAAGTATTTTCATTAACAACTGTTGATACCAATTCCTCAGTTTCAGGTCTTGGGATTAAAACATCATTACTAACTTTTATTTCACAATTACAAAAAAATGTTTTACCAATTATTTGTTGAATAGGCACATTATTTAAAAGTTTTTTAATAGCTACTTCTAATTTATCTTTTTCTTCTACCGAAATTTTATAATTACTTTTTGTTGTAAAAATATCTGTTCTCTTACAATCAAATAAAAACTCAATTAACTCGTAAGCAATACTTTGAGCTTCCCTTTCGGAATAAATTGATTTTATTCTGCTAACAATATTTTTAAAAATTTCATTCACTAACTTATTTTATAAAAAAAGTTGTCTTCTAATAATCCTTTAATTTCGGTTCTATGTCTAATACTGTGGGTAATCAAATTTGCCACAGATTCACAGATTACAAAATTACTCTTTTTGTAATTAATGCTTATAAGAAAACTCATTAATTGCCTACCTGTGCCGTAAATCCCCTAAAGGACATATCTTATTAGAATATTGCATATAAATTAATTTTAATCTGTGAATCTGTGGCTTTAATTTTTTTTACCCACACAAATCAACATAGAACCTTAATTTTTCTATCGGCACATATTAAATTTACAGCTGACTATTTTTTCACAAAAGGTAAAACCTTAGAAATATCTTTGTCTGAGAAAAATCTTATTAAATAATATCCTGATGATAATTCTGCTGTTGAAATTGAAATTATTGAATTATTATAGCTTATAAATTTTGCATTTTTAACAACTTTTCCATCCATTGTAAATATTTTATAAACACCTTCTTTCGTAAATTCTGCATTAATTTTTACATTTAGAATATCACTTACAGGATTTGGAAAAAGCTGTATTGATTCGTTTTTAACCATTTTTTCTTTTGTACCTAATGTACCCCAGTAACCATTTTTATTAATAACAATTATATCATTTATCGGAGGATTGCTCACTCTTGTGTAGGTAATAGGGTTTGTTTGCCATCTAATTACAATTGAATCAACTGTGCTATTATTGTCCAAACCAAAATTTCTAATAAAAGGTTGCTGACCGCTAAAATGACCAAAGCCTGCCGATACTTCCCGTGTTTGTGCAACTCCTCCCGAATAAACTGTTATTCGTGAGCCAATCCCACTTTTATTTGAAGCTTGCGGAGGGTCAAGTTTTATTCCTACCCAATTATTGAATTCACCAACTTTATTTTCAATCAGAAGCACTTCATGTTTAGCTTCATGCTCTCCGTTGCCGTGGCAAAGTAAAATATCATCATCACCGTCAAGGTCAAAATCAATAGGTTGGATTGAATAAAGTTCTCTAATCATAGTGCTTACTCCTGCAATTCCAATATCTGAGGAAATATCATCAAAATAATTATCTGATTGTTGTTGAGAAATAAACAATCTTGTATTATTTGAATATCCACCGTTTCCTACTGCAAGGTCAAGAAGCATATCATTGTCCAAATCAAACCAACAAGCATCATAATCGCCAATATGAGATGCTCTCGGAGGTTTTCTTTCAACACGGTCAAGAGCCCATTCAAGTTCATAATTTCCACTTTCACCTTTATTGACAACAATTGTTGACCTTCCTGCAAGTTTCCCGAACACATCATTTCCAAATCCTCCATGTACCAGAACATAAAAGAAATCCATATCTCCGTCATTATCAAAATCAGCAGGTTGACTTGCCCATGTACAAAGTGCTTTTGCTTTTGTCATTTGCATATCAGCCCAGCCATCTCCATTCAAAAATTGAGTGTTGTATCCAACAGTTTTAGCAACATCACGAAACCTACCGTTTTTCATATTTTTCCATAAGCTACCACCACTACGGCAATATGGTGAAGTAGCAATATCCATCCATCCGTCATTATTCCAATCAGTAGCATTTACTCCGTACAACGGATAGTCATTTTGTTCAATCCATGTTTCAAAACTCACATCTGTAAAAGTACCATCACCATTGCCTTTAAGCATATAGCTTGAAGTTATTTTGTTATTTTTATAATCATCAAACCAAGATGCAACAAAAACATCAAGATTACCGTCAAGATTATAATCAAGAAACGACATTCCTGTTGTATTTACCAAACCTTCATCATTGCCTGAGTGAGGTCCTATTTTATTTAGTCCGCTGTTTTCTACAAGTTCAAATTCTCCCCATCCTTTGTTCAACAAAACTTCACATCTATCTCCGGGGTCGTTGCTGTCGGGATGATAATATTCCCACCTATGATAATAAATTCCTGTAATGCAATCGTTATCTCCGTCATTATCAATATCTCCAAAAATAACATTATCTATCACCCTACCCTTTTCGCCATTTCTCCTTATGTCAATATGTGAGCCTTTTGTAATGTCTTCAAAAAATCTGTCTTTTGGATTTGATGAACCGGGCTTTTGAATATTTCTGTATAATTTTATATGACCTTTGTTAAGATTTGCTTCAATAATAGCAATATCGGGATAATGATCGTTGTTGATATCCACAACATAAACATAGGAAGCACGTGCACTGTCAAGCCCAACATCTTTAGTAACATTTTCAATCCAGCTTTCTGATTGTGAAAATGTTTTTATTGAGAAACTTATTAAAATAACAAAAGTGAGATAAATGTTCTTTTTCATTTTTAGAATATTATTTTTTAAAAATACGAATGTAATAAACTTATCCTTGAGTCCACTCTAAAAACTATTATAATCAACCTTCTGTTATTCCCATACTTTTAGACAACAATTCAGCAGTTTTATCCCATGAAAACTTCTGTTTTTGAACTTTTAATTTTTCGATAAGTTTTTTTCGTAGTGTATCGTCTTCTGCAATTTTTTGCATTGCAATAGCAATTTCTTCAACATCAAAAGGATTTACAATCAATCCTGCATCTCCTACTACTTCGGGCAATGATGAACTGTTGGAAGTAATTACCGGAACATTGCAAGCAAATGCTTCAATTAATGGAATTCCAAAACCTTCAAAATAAGAGACATAAGTCATTGCAACTGCGGAAGCTATATATTTCGCCAAACGTTCATTGGAAACTCGTCCTGTAAAAATAATATCATTTTTATATTTCATGGAATCAAAAACATCTTCCATTTCTTTTGTTCCCCAAGCTTTTCTACCAACAATAACAAGCTTTATTTCTTTTTGTGAATTATCCCTGAATTTCTCATAAGCTTTTAAAAGATTAGGAATATTTTTTCGTTGATGCAAAGCACCTACATATACAAAATAATCTTTTGAAGCTGTCAGTTCTTTTTTTACATCTGCTTTTTCTTTTTCGGATAATGCTTTAAAAATATCGGAAGCACCATTGTAAACAACATCAATTTTATTTGGCTCAATACCATATTTTTGAATTAAATCATTCTTAGAAAATTCTGATACAGTAGCAATTCTATCAGCTTTTTGAGCAAACTTAGGGAAATAATACTTGTAATATTTCTTTACTAAAAAAGGAATATCCTTAGGATAATGTTCAAAAGCAAGATCGTGAATAACCGTTAATGATTTGGTTTTATTTCTTAAAGGTAAATATCCATCCATAGAAACAAAAATATCAGCATTAATTTTTTTTAGAACTTTTGGCAACGACCATTCAAACCATAAATACCAAAGAAAAGGATGACGGGCTTGAGGATGAACAATAATAGCTTCGATGTTTTTGGAGAAAATAAATTCCTTATCAACTTTTCTGTCAAAAAGAAAATAAAATTTATGCTCAGGATATTTTTCAGTAATAATTTTTAGTGTTTCAAAAGTAAAAACACCAATTCCTTCGAGTTTATCTTTTATTAAAAACCTTGTATTTACAGCAATTTTCATCTATTAACACTTCAAAAACAAAATGCTAAATTAAGAAAACAATTTGTAATAAAGTATGCTATAAAAAAACCATTCTTTCAATAAAAATTAAATTGTTATTTCGGATGATTATCTCTTCAACTATCCGTAAAATAAGGTGTTGGAATTTGTGTGCTAACTTCTACTGATAATTTAAATTAGCATAAAAAAACAAAACAACATAACAAAATAATTTTCGTTTCAATAATTCGCTGTTAATAAAGTTTTTTTCAGACCTTTGCCATTGCAAAAAATTGAAAATGATTGTTACTAACATCAAGGATATTTTGAGAAGAAACAATGAATTGAACTAAATCAAATGTGAAAATGGAAAACAAAAATGAAAGTTTTGTTATTGTATTACGCTTTTTACTAAAATGGAAATACCTTTTATTAATAATTAGTTTTGTTGCAGGATTAGTTGCTGCAATATTTACAGGACCAACATTTGTTGACCCCAAGTATGAAGCTTATGTAATATTTTATCCTACATCATCAATAACAGTATCAAAAGGATTACTCACCGAAAATAATTTTTCAGATGAAGGCTTTCTTTCGGTTGGAGAAAGTGAAGAAGCAGAGCAATTATTGCAAATTTTACAATCAGACAGAATAATTCATAAGATAAAAACAAAATACAATCTTATGGAGCATTACGAAATTAGTAAAGATGAAAAATATGCTAATTCAAAATTCGGTTCAAGATTTCACAAAAATGTTAAATCCAGCTTAACAGAATATACTTCAATAAAAATATCCGTTAAAGATAAAGACCCGAAAATGGCAGCTAATATTGCAAATGACATGGTTGAATATATGGATACTATCAGAAATGATATTTTAAAAGTTAGAGCAAAAAACGGCTTGGAGATTGTAAAAGAAGATTATTTCAACAAAAAACAATATATTCAATCACTTATTGATTCACAAAATGTTCTTGCTCAAAAAGGAGTGCTTAACTTTGAAGGACAATCAGAGGCATTGAGTACTGCTTATGCAACAGCACTTCAAAAAGGAAACTCTGTTGCAATAAAATCCGTTGAAGAAAAACTTGATTTGCTTTCTAAATATGGACCAACACAAGAATGGATAACAGGAGAACTTGAATGGGAACAAGAAGAACTTGTTAAGCTAAGAAATAAATACAAGCAAATTAAAGTTGATTTTAAAAACTTCATTCCTCATAAATTTATTATTGAGAATGCTAGTACTCCTGAAAAAAAATGCTTTCCGAGAAGAACAATTATTACTTTAGCATCAGCTTTTATAACTTTAATCCTTACAATTTTGATCCTGATTTTTGTTGAAAATTTTAAAAAAATTGAATTAAATTAATTTTTTTCAACATTTATTCTTTAAAAGAACTCAATAAAAACTCAGCAATTGATAACAAAAAAACA
The sequence above is a segment of the Bacteroidota bacterium genome. Coding sequences within it:
- a CDS encoding FG-GAP-like repeat-containing protein, with the protein product MKKNIYLTFVILISFSIKTFSQSESWIENVTKDVGLDSARASYVYVVDINNDHYPDIAIIEANLNKGHIKLYRNIQKPGSSNPKDRFFEDITKGSHIDIRRNGEKGRVIDNVIFGDIDNDGDNDCITGIYYHRWEYYHPDSNDPGDRCEVLLNKGWGEFELVENSGLNKIGPHSGNDEGLVNTTGMSFLDYNLDGNLDVFVASWFDDYKNNKITSSYMLKGNGDGTFTDVSFETWIEQNDYPLYGVNATDWNNDGWMDIATSPYCRSGGSLWKNMKNGRFRDVAKTVGYNTQFLNGDGWADMQMTKAKALCTWASQPADFDNDGDMDFFYVLVHGGFGNDVFGKLAGRSTIVVNKGESGNYELEWALDRVERKPPRASHIGDYDACWFDLDNDMLLDLAVGNGGYSNNTRLFISQQQSDNYFDDISSDIGIAGVSTMIRELYSIQPIDFDLDGDDDILLCHGNGEHEAKHEVLLIENKVGEFNNWVGIKLDPPQASNKSGIGSRITVYSGGVAQTREVSAGFGHFSGQQPFIRNFGLDNNSTVDSIVIRWQTNPITYTRVSNPPINDIIVINKNGYWGTLGTKEKMVKNESIQLFPNPVSDILNVKINAEFTKEGVYKIFTMDGKVVKNAKFISYNNSIISISTAELSSGYYLIRFFSDKDISKVLPFVKK
- a CDS encoding glycosyltransferase family 1 protein, with protein sequence MKIAVNTRFLIKDKLEGIGVFTFETLKIITEKYPEHKFYFLFDRKVDKEFIFSKNIEAIIVHPQARHPFLWYLWFEWSLPKVLKKINADIFVSMDGYLPLRNKTKSLTVIHDLAFEHYPKDIPFLVKKYYKYYFPKFAQKADRIATVSEFSKNDLIQKYGIEPNKIDVVYNGASDIFKALSEKEKADVKKELTASKDYFVYVGALHQRKNIPNLLKAYEKFRDNSQKEIKLVIVGRKAWGTKEMEDVFDSMKYKNDIIFTGRVSNERLAKYIASAVAMTYVSYFEGFGIPLIEAFACNVPVITSNSSSLPEVVGDAGLIVNPFDVEEIAIAMQKIAEDDTLRKKLIEKLKVQKQKFSWDKTAELLSKSMGITEG